A window of the Nocardia sp. NBC_01329 genome harbors these coding sequences:
- a CDS encoding DNA-3-methyladenine glycosylase, with protein MSAEELAVDPLTAARRLLCATLWSGPVGARIVEVEAYGGDPSGPWHDPAAHSGRGRTPRSAVMFGPPGRLYCYFSYGMHTCVNIISGPDGIAGGVLLRAAEIVAGIDTARSRRPGARTDSDLAKGPGNLGSALGIGLSDYGTDVFDRDSPIRLELDGPVDATRIALGPRVGVSVEADRPWRIWLAGSPAVSAYRRSPRAPRPEKSA; from the coding sequence GTGAGTGCTGAGGAACTGGCTGTCGATCCGCTGACCGCCGCCCGGCGTCTGCTCTGTGCGACGTTGTGGTCGGGTCCGGTCGGCGCCCGCATCGTCGAGGTCGAGGCCTATGGTGGCGATCCGTCCGGCCCCTGGCACGATCCGGCCGCGCATTCCGGTCGCGGACGCACCCCGCGCAGCGCGGTGATGTTCGGTCCGCCGGGCAGGCTCTACTGCTATTTCAGCTACGGCATGCACACCTGTGTGAACATCATCAGCGGACCCGACGGTATAGCCGGCGGCGTGCTGCTCCGGGCGGCGGAGATCGTCGCCGGTATCGACACGGCCCGCAGTCGCCGGCCCGGCGCGCGCACCGACTCCGACCTGGCCAAGGGACCCGGAAACCTGGGTAGTGCGCTCGGTATCGGTCTGAGCGACTACGGCACCGATGTCTTCGATCGAGACTCCCCGATTCGGCTGGAACTGGACGGCCCGGTCGATGCGACGCGTATCGCTCTCGGACCACGCGTCGGTGTGAGCGTCGAAGCGGACCGCCCCTGGCGGATATGGCTCGCCGGTTCCCCAGCGGTCTCCGCCTACCGCCG
- a CDS encoding ABC transporter ATP-binding protein, with translation MSEAGAQAAVEVRNLTVRRGKREVLHDISLSIPRGSISGLLGPSGCGKTTLMRSIVGTQLVAAGEITALGLPVGSAVLRRRIGYVTQAPSIYADISVRDNVAYFAALSGGNRDSVESALSTVGLLDHQSQRGDQLSGGQRTRASLACALVAGPELLVLDEPTVGLDPVLRVELWRQFRELAAGGTTLLVSSHVMDEAEHCDRLLLLREGDLLAQLSPDELREHTGEQNLEQAFLALITMGATA, from the coding sequence ATGTCCGAAGCCGGCGCGCAGGCCGCCGTCGAGGTGCGTAACCTCACCGTGCGCCGCGGTAAACGGGAAGTGCTACACGATATTTCGCTGAGCATCCCGCGCGGATCGATCTCCGGGCTGCTCGGCCCGTCGGGCTGCGGCAAGACCACGCTCATGCGCAGCATCGTCGGCACCCAACTGGTGGCTGCCGGAGAGATCACGGCGCTCGGTCTCCCGGTGGGAAGCGCGGTGTTGCGGCGGCGGATCGGCTACGTGACCCAGGCGCCGAGCATCTACGCCGATATCAGTGTCCGTGACAATGTCGCCTACTTCGCGGCACTCTCCGGCGGAAACCGGGACTCGGTCGAATCCGCGTTGAGTACGGTGGGTCTCCTGGATCACCAGTCGCAGCGCGGTGACCAGTTGTCCGGCGGGCAGCGGACCCGCGCCTCCCTGGCTTGCGCGCTGGTGGCCGGCCCGGAATTGCTCGTCCTCGACGAACCGACCGTCGGATTGGACCCTGTCCTGCGAGTGGAATTGTGGAGACAGTTCCGCGAATTGGCGGCCGGCGGTACGACCCTCCTTGTCTCGAGCCATGTGATGGACGAGGCCGAACACTGTGACCGGCTGCTTCTCCTGCGCGAGGGTGATCTGCTGGCCCAGCTGAGTCCCGACGAACTCCGCGAACACACCGGAGAACAAAACCTGGAACAGGCGTTCCTCGCCCTCATCACGATGGGAGCCACAGCATGA
- a CDS encoding ABC transporter permease, whose amino-acid sequence MAYLATTTRILRQLRNDRRTVAMILVVPALLMTLLYFIYQDVPATPPQSASLFDRVGISMLGILPFIVMFLITAIAMQRERVSGTLERLLTTPLSKLDLLGGYGSAFSLAAAAQAAVACAVSFGLLGLKAAGNPGWVVLIAMVDAILGVALGLLCSAFARTEFQAVQFMPLVVAPQIFLCGLLVPRSQLPGWLEVISDVMPLSYAVDALHEVSVHTDPTGLMWRDLAIVAGFAVVALCLAAATLRRRTA is encoded by the coding sequence ATGGCATATCTGGCGACGACCACGCGGATCCTGCGGCAACTGCGCAACGACCGCCGGACGGTCGCGATGATCCTGGTGGTGCCGGCGCTGCTGATGACCCTGCTGTACTTCATCTATCAGGACGTACCTGCCACTCCCCCGCAGTCGGCGAGCCTGTTCGACCGGGTCGGGATCAGCATGCTCGGCATCCTGCCGTTCATCGTGATGTTTCTGATCACCGCGATCGCCATGCAGCGCGAACGCGTATCGGGAACGCTGGAACGGCTGCTCACCACCCCGCTGAGCAAACTCGACCTGCTCGGCGGATACGGCAGCGCGTTCTCGCTCGCGGCCGCCGCCCAGGCAGCGGTGGCGTGCGCGGTGTCGTTCGGATTGCTGGGCCTGAAGGCGGCCGGAAATCCCGGATGGGTGGTGCTGATCGCGATGGTCGACGCGATATTGGGGGTCGCGCTGGGGCTGCTGTGCAGTGCGTTCGCCCGTACCGAGTTCCAGGCGGTGCAGTTCATGCCGCTGGTGGTGGCGCCGCAGATCTTCCTGTGCGGCTTATTGGTGCCCCGCTCCCAGCTGCCCGGCTGGCTGGAGGTGATCAGCGATGTCATGCCGCTGAGCTACGCGGTCGACGCGCTTCACGAGGTCTCGGTGCATACCGATCCCACCGGGCTGATGTGGCGTGATCTGGCGATCGTCGCGGGATTCGCCGTGGTGGCCCTGTGCCTGGCCGCCGCGACGCTACGCCGCCGGACCGCATGA
- a CDS encoding TetR/AcrR family transcriptional regulator, protein MSAAESAGVRPARARAGRRPGQSGTRETILAAARERFAKAGFDKTSIRAVAADAEVDPALVHHYFGTKQQLFAAVVELPVDPEVVLRRVDAVPLDRLGETIVAAVVGLWDSPAGTGAVALVRSMVANGDTSLAREFLLSVILERVRQRIATDTDDGRLRVALAASQMAGLVISRKILDLQPVSGLPLPQLVAAVGPTVQRYLTGDLDQDSPVAGKP, encoded by the coding sequence ATGAGCGCGGCGGAATCGGCGGGGGTGCGCCCCGCACGCGCACGGGCGGGGCGGCGTCCCGGACAGTCCGGGACCCGGGAAACGATTCTCGCCGCAGCTCGGGAACGCTTCGCGAAGGCGGGATTCGACAAGACCTCCATCCGGGCAGTCGCGGCCGACGCCGAGGTGGATCCGGCGCTGGTGCACCACTACTTCGGCACCAAACAGCAACTGTTCGCGGCGGTGGTGGAGTTACCGGTGGATCCGGAGGTCGTGCTGCGCCGAGTCGACGCGGTACCACTGGATCGGCTCGGCGAAACCATCGTCGCCGCGGTGGTCGGCCTGTGGGATTCCCCGGCGGGCACCGGCGCGGTGGCGCTGGTGCGCAGCATGGTCGCGAACGGAGACACGTCGCTGGCCAGGGAATTCCTGCTATCGGTGATATTGGAGCGGGTGCGGCAGCGGATCGCCACCGATACCGACGACGGCCGGCTCCGGGTGGCGCTGGCCGCCTCGCAGATGGCGGGCCTGGTGATCTCCCGCAAGATTCTGGACCTGCAACCGGTGAGCGGTCTGCCGCTGCCGCAGCTCGTCGCGGCCGTCGGGCCGACGGTCCAGCGGTATCTCACCGGGGATCTGGATCAGGACTCGCCCGTCGCCGGGAAGCCCTGA
- a CDS encoding Trm112 family protein, which produces MSEETILDPTLLSLLACPQDKGRLHLVCAADGADLLYNPRLRVAYPIDSGIPVLLADEARGVDDAEHADFARQFGE; this is translated from the coding sequence TGTCGGAGGAAACCATTCTGGACCCCACCCTGCTGAGTCTGCTGGCGTGCCCGCAGGACAAAGGCCGGCTGCACCTGGTGTGTGCCGCCGACGGTGCGGATCTGCTGTACAACCCGAGGCTTCGGGTGGCCTATCCCATCGACAGCGGTATTCCGGTATTGCTCGCCGATGAGGCGCGCGGTGTCGACGATGCCGAGCACGCTGATTTCGCCCGCCAGTTCGGCGAATGA